From Acinetobacter suaedae, one genomic window encodes:
- a CDS encoding glutathione S-transferase N-terminal domain-containing protein, with amino-acid sequence MIDLYYWGTPNGHKITIALEEMGLEYQIFPINILENDQFQPDFLRISPNNKIPAIVDQNGPRGEPISVFESGAILQYLGRKTGLYYPIDEQERVEVEQWLMWQMGGFGPMLGQNHHFNKFAPERIPYAIDRYINETKRLYGVLNKQLVGQKFVAGEYSIADMAILPWALRYEWQGIQLEDYPYVKDYIERLTARPAIQKALSIKV; translated from the coding sequence ATGATTGACTTATATTATTGGGGTACCCCCAATGGCCATAAAATAACGATTGCTTTAGAAGAAATGGGGCTTGAATATCAAATCTTCCCGATTAATATTTTAGAAAATGATCAGTTCCAGCCTGACTTTTTAAGGATTTCTCCAAACAATAAAATTCCTGCAATTGTTGACCAAAATGGTCCACGTGGTGAACCAATTTCTGTATTCGAATCTGGTGCAATCTTGCAATATTTAGGTCGAAAAACAGGATTGTACTATCCAATTGACGAGCAAGAGCGAGTTGAGGTAGAGCAATGGTTGATGTGGCAAATGGGTGGTTTTGGTCCGATGCTTGGACAGAATCATCATTTTAACAAGTTTGCACCTGAACGGATTCCTTATGCGATTGACCGTTATATCAATGAAACCAAGCGGCTTTATGGTGTTTTGAATAAACAGCTGGTTGGTCAGAAGTTTGTAGCTGGTGAATACTCGATCGCAGATATGGCAATTTTGCCTTGGGCATTACGCTATGAGTGGCAAGGTATTCAACTCGAAGATTATCCTTATGTAAAAGATTATATTGAGCGCTTAACTGCTCGTCCTGCGATCCAAAAAGCATTGTCGATTAAAGTTTAA
- the pheS gene encoding phenylalanine--tRNA ligase subunit alpha: MSLEALTTEALAAIAAAQDLAALDQVRVQFTGKKSQLAEQSKALGKMDPEERKVQGAAIHAVREAINAALTERQQTLQQAELAKKLASETIDITLPGRGQRMGSIHPVTQVQERICQFFTKAGFQVAHGPEVEDDYHNFEALNIPGHHPARAMHDTFYFDATHLLRTHTSGVQIRTMETNQPPIRIVCPGRVYRCDSDQTHSPMFHQIEGLYVAENTSFAELKGLLINLLTEFFEKDLKVRFRPSYFPFTEPSAEVDIMDERGRWLEVLGCGMVHPNVLRAAGIDPDKYKGFAFGLGVERFAMLRYGINDLRMFYQNDVRFLRQFA, encoded by the coding sequence ATGTCACTGGAAGCCCTGACCACTGAAGCGCTTGCTGCCATTGCAGCGGCTCAAGACCTTGCTGCACTCGATCAAGTACGTGTGCAATTTACAGGGAAAAAAAGCCAGCTTGCAGAGCAATCGAAAGCACTTGGAAAAATGGATCCTGAAGAGCGAAAAGTACAAGGTGCTGCTATTCATGCTGTTCGTGAAGCGATCAATGCTGCATTGACTGAGCGTCAACAAACATTACAACAAGCCGAGCTTGCTAAAAAATTAGCGAGTGAGACCATTGATATTACTTTACCTGGCCGCGGTCAACGTATGGGAAGTATCCACCCGGTGACCCAAGTTCAAGAGCGTATTTGTCAGTTCTTTACCAAAGCAGGTTTCCAAGTGGCACATGGTCCAGAAGTTGAAGATGATTATCACAACTTTGAGGCATTGAACATTCCAGGGCATCACCCAGCACGTGCAATGCACGATACTTTCTATTTTGATGCAACTCATTTGCTACGCACTCATACATCGGGCGTGCAAATCCGTACGATGGAAACCAATCAGCCGCCAATCCGTATTGTGTGTCCTGGTCGTGTTTATCGTTGTGACTCAGATCAAACCCACTCACCAATGTTTCATCAGATCGAAGGTTTGTACGTTGCTGAAAACACCAGTTTTGCAGAATTAAAAGGTCTGTTGATTAATTTGCTCACTGAATTTTTTGAAAAAGATTTAAAAGTACGTTTCCGTCCATCCTATTTCCCATTCACTGAGCCAAGTGCTGAAGTGGACATTATGGATGAGCGTGGTCGTTGGTTAGAAGTTTTAGGTTGTGGCATGGTACATCCAAATGTATTACGTGCTGCAGGTATTGATCCTGATAAATACAAAGGCTTTGCTTTTGGTTTAGGGGTAGAGCGTTTTGCAATGTTACGTTATGGCATTAATGACTTACGTATGTTCTACCAAAATGATGTGCGTTTCTTACGCCAGTTTGCCTAA
- the rpmI gene encoding 50S ribosomal protein L35, translating to MAKLKTRRGAAKRFKATANGFKRKQAFKRHILTKKSAKRIRQLRGCVMVHVSDVASVRAMCPYI from the coding sequence ATGGCTAAGTTAAAAACTCGCCGTGGTGCAGCTAAACGCTTTAAAGCGACTGCAAACGGTTTCAAGCGCAAACAAGCATTCAAGCGCCACATTTTGACCAAAAAATCTGCTAAGCGTATCCGTCAATTGCGCGGTTGTGTAATGGTTCACGTAAGTGACGTTGCATCAGTTCGTGCTATGTGCCCATACATCTAA
- a CDS encoding YqaA family protein produces the protein MSYFLLFLSAFGAATLLPLQSEAVLMTLLVQGVSNPFYLLLVATVGNVFGSCVNWWLGLKIEHYKNKKWFPVSELRLQQAQQIYHKYGFYSLLLSWVPIIGDPITLIAGLMKERFGRFLLIVTIAKAGRYLFMYGLYLGLFS, from the coding sequence ATGTCCTATTTTCTATTATTTCTCTCTGCTTTTGGTGCTGCAACTTTATTGCCTTTACAGTCTGAAGCTGTGCTGATGACTTTATTGGTGCAAGGAGTGTCCAATCCATTTTATTTATTGCTCGTTGCGACAGTTGGAAATGTTTTCGGTTCCTGTGTTAATTGGTGGTTGGGATTAAAAATAGAGCATTATAAAAATAAAAAGTGGTTTCCTGTCTCAGAACTGCGTTTGCAGCAAGCACAGCAAATCTATCATAAATACGGTTTTTACTCATTGTTATTGAGTTGGGTGCCGATTATTGGTGATCCAATTACGTTGATTGCTGGATTGATGAAAGAGCGTTTTGGACGGTTTTTATTGATTGTCACGATTGCTAAAGCAGGACGCTATTTATTTATGTATGGCTTATATCTCGGATTATTCTCTTAA
- the rplT gene encoding 50S ribosomal protein L20, whose product MARVKRGVVAHRRHKKILARAKGYYGARSRVYRVAFQAVIKAGQYAYRDRRQKKRQFRALWIARINAGARQNGLSYSRMIAGLKKAQVIIDRRVLADIAMHDAVAFAALAEKAKGALAA is encoded by the coding sequence ATGGCTCGTGTAAAACGTGGTGTAGTGGCTCATCGCCGTCACAAAAAAATTCTTGCTCGCGCTAAAGGTTACTATGGTGCTCGTTCACGTGTTTATCGCGTAGCGTTCCAAGCGGTAATCAAAGCTGGTCAATACGCTTACCGTGACCGCCGTCAAAAGAAACGTCAATTCCGTGCTTTATGGATTGCGCGTATCAATGCTGGTGCTCGTCAAAACGGTTTGTCATACAGCCGTATGATTGCTGGCTTGAAAAAAGCTCAAGTAATTATCGATCGTCGCGTATTAGCTGACATCGCTATGCATGATGCGGTTGCATTTGCTGCTTTAGCTGAAAAAGCTAAAGGTGCATTAGCTGCATAA
- a CDS encoding arylamine N-acetyltransferase family protein: MNSTIATDYLKKLDFQGHCLPTLENLKTLLSFHVEHIPFGNLSSFLGEEVSLVPEQLAQKLLYENREGYCLEHSTLSRIALTELGYDAYNVLGRVYYQSAHTTAPIRTHLVTLVQIDQQLFLYDPGFGGMTPTTILSLDCIGEAQSTPLEQFRFVDVAQCGLDMAVLTDVKYMLQVFLHNEWVNVYAINPDQQIAMADAEIANWYISTSPESLFTQHLMLFTATTEARMTLKDQVLRIHGKEKSDKKVLSTPHEFEEIIQAVFKIQMNSQKLRQAWDKLTLIESV; encoded by the coding sequence ATGAACTCTACAATCGCGACAGACTATTTAAAAAAACTTGATTTTCAAGGGCACTGTTTACCTACGCTAGAGAACTTAAAGACTCTGCTAAGTTTCCATGTTGAGCACATTCCTTTTGGTAATCTATCCTCTTTTCTTGGAGAGGAAGTCTCATTAGTACCCGAACAACTTGCTCAAAAACTATTATATGAAAATCGGGAGGGGTATTGCTTAGAGCACAGCACCCTGAGCAGAATTGCATTAACTGAGTTGGGATATGACGCTTATAACGTATTAGGTCGTGTCTATTATCAAAGTGCACATACCACAGCACCTATCCGTACTCATTTAGTCACGTTGGTGCAAATCGATCAGCAATTATTTCTATATGATCCCGGCTTTGGGGGGATGACACCAACAACAATTCTATCTTTAGATTGTATCGGAGAGGCGCAGTCAACACCTTTGGAACAGTTTCGATTTGTGGATGTTGCACAGTGTGGATTGGACATGGCTGTGCTGACAGATGTGAAGTATATGCTTCAGGTTTTTTTACATAATGAATGGGTCAATGTGTATGCAATTAATCCTGATCAACAGATCGCGATGGCGGATGCGGAAATTGCCAATTGGTATATATCAACGTCACCTGAATCATTATTTACTCAACATTTAATGTTGTTCACAGCGACCACTGAAGCCAGAATGACCTTGAAAGATCAAGTATTGAGAATTCATGGTAAAGAAAAATCTGATAAAAAGGTTTTATCAACCCCGCATGAGTTTGAGGAAATAATACAAGCGGTTTTTAAGATACAGATGAACTCACAGAAACTTAGACAAGCATGGGATAAACTTACTTTGATTGAATCAGTTTAA
- the pheT gene encoding phenylalanine--tRNA ligase subunit beta, with protein sequence MKISENWLRTWVNPAIDSDTLSDQLTMLGLEVDELAPVAKPFTGVVVGEVLTVEQHPDADRLRVTTVNIGSGEPLQIVCGAPNVRVGMKAPVATIGAVLPGDFKIKKGKLRGIESQGMLCGASEIDLEDKIDGLLELPADAPVGMNIREYLKLDDNVIDISITPNRGDCFSIRGIAREIAVINQLKMNEPDIQPVPATITDEKAVTITTEGAPRYLGRIIKNVNVKAPTPEWMEQALAHSGIRTHSILVDITNYVLLELGQPMHAFDLAKIEGSIQVRQAQPKEKLILLNDQEVELQDDIMVIADDQKALAIAGIMGGLDSSVTDETQDIFLESAFFAPLAIAGRARRFGLHTDSSQRYERGVDFELPMIAMHRACELIQTFAGGDFGPITVAEQAALLPIREAIQLKQAQVDQLLGYEVAGDFIADALTRLGCVVETIAQGEWNVIPPSHRYDMAIYQDLVEEVARIHGYDNIQISLPKIDVKLEKYQDRFEVTQLRQTVATLGYQEAISFSFADAKLEKQLNPNVQPLMLANPISSDLAAMRSTLLSSLIPCVQYNLNRQQHRVRFFELGLRFDYQGAKDIHDLKQIPTLALIAVGSLAPESWHVKPQAMDFFDFKGEIEEILVAGRVKAEFTRSQRAWLHPGQSAEIVVNGQSIGYLGRLHPSLEDDLDLGTTWVAELDQQAVLQSYVSNFTELSRFPSVRRDIALLISDNIEVKDIQRMIEQTGGELLDSTWLFDVYTGQGVEQGKRSLAFALLWQHPARTLEDAEIKSGMDNIIQVLEDTYQATLRAS encoded by the coding sequence ATGAAAATTAGTGAAAATTGGTTGCGCACGTGGGTTAATCCAGCAATTGACAGCGATACATTGTCTGATCAATTGACCATGCTTGGCTTAGAAGTTGATGAATTAGCGCCTGTGGCGAAACCATTTACTGGTGTGGTTGTTGGTGAAGTCCTCACAGTTGAACAGCATCCAGATGCGGATCGTTTACGTGTCACGACGGTGAATATTGGTTCAGGCGAGCCATTACAAATCGTTTGTGGGGCGCCAAATGTTCGTGTGGGGATGAAAGCACCTGTTGCCACCATTGGTGCAGTGTTACCAGGCGATTTCAAAATTAAAAAAGGCAAGCTTCGTGGTATTGAATCACAAGGCATGCTATGTGGTGCTTCTGAAATTGATTTAGAAGACAAGATTGATGGCTTGTTAGAGCTTCCTGCTGATGCACCTGTTGGCATGAATATCCGTGAATATTTAAAACTTGATGATAATGTGATTGACATCAGTATCACGCCAAACCGTGGTGACTGTTTTAGTATTCGTGGTATTGCACGAGAAATCGCAGTAATCAATCAGTTGAAGATGAATGAACCTGATATTCAACCTGTTCCTGCAACCATCACTGACGAAAAAGCAGTCACCATCACGACTGAAGGTGCGCCGCGTTATTTAGGTCGTATTATCAAAAATGTGAATGTGAAAGCTCCTACACCAGAGTGGATGGAACAAGCTCTAGCTCACTCAGGTATTCGTACCCATAGTATTTTGGTTGATATTACCAACTATGTGTTACTTGAGTTGGGTCAACCAATGCATGCTTTTGATTTGGCGAAGATAGAAGGTTCGATTCAAGTCCGTCAAGCCCAACCAAAAGAAAAATTGATACTGCTGAATGATCAAGAAGTTGAGCTGCAAGATGACATCATGGTTATTGCAGATGATCAAAAAGCATTGGCAATTGCTGGCATCATGGGCGGCTTGGACTCTTCTGTTACGGATGAAACACAAGATATTTTCTTAGAAAGTGCATTTTTTGCACCTTTAGCAATAGCTGGTCGTGCGCGCCGTTTTGGTCTACATACTGATTCATCACAGCGTTATGAGCGAGGTGTTGATTTTGAATTGCCAATGATTGCGATGCATCGTGCATGTGAGTTGATCCAAACATTTGCTGGTGGTGATTTTGGTCCAATTACTGTTGCTGAACAAGCGGCTCTATTGCCAATACGTGAAGCGATTCAGTTAAAGCAAGCCCAAGTGGATCAACTACTGGGGTATGAAGTCGCTGGTGATTTTATTGCAGATGCGTTGACGCGTTTAGGTTGTGTGGTTGAAACGATAGCACAAGGTGAGTGGAATGTGATTCCTCCATCCCATCGTTATGATATGGCAATTTATCAGGATCTGGTTGAAGAAGTTGCACGTATTCATGGTTATGACAACATCCAAATTAGTTTGCCAAAGATTGATGTTAAGTTAGAGAAGTATCAAGATCGTTTTGAAGTTACTCAACTGCGTCAAACTGTTGCAACTTTAGGTTACCAAGAGGCGATTAGTTTTAGTTTTGCTGATGCAAAATTGGAAAAGCAACTGAATCCAAATGTACAGCCATTGATGCTGGCTAATCCGATTTCAAGTGATTTGGCTGCGATGCGTAGTACACTACTTTCTAGCTTGATTCCTTGTGTGCAATATAACTTGAATCGTCAACAACATCGTGTCCGCTTTTTTGAGTTAGGCTTACGTTTTGACTATCAAGGTGCAAAAGATATTCATGATCTTAAGCAGATTCCAACGCTGGCATTGATTGCTGTGGGTTCACTTGCACCTGAATCATGGCATGTGAAACCTCAAGCAATGGATTTCTTTGATTTTAAAGGCGAAATTGAAGAGATTTTGGTAGCAGGTCGAGTTAAAGCAGAGTTTACTCGTAGCCAGAGAGCATGGCTACACCCAGGACAATCAGCTGAAATTGTGGTAAATGGACAGTCAATTGGTTACTTAGGGCGTTTACATCCTTCTTTAGAGGATGATTTAGATTTGGGCACGACTTGGGTTGCTGAGCTCGATCAGCAAGCAGTTTTGCAATCTTATGTATCTAATTTTACAGAATTATCACGTTTTCCATCGGTTAGACGTGATATTGCGCTTTTAATCTCTGATAATATTGAAGTGAAAGATATTCAGCGCATGATTGAACAAACAGGTGGTGAGTTACTTGATTCCACATGGTTGTTCGATGTGTATACGGGGCAAGGGGTTGAACAAGGCAAGCGCTCTTTAGCTTTTGCATTGTTGTGGCAACATCCGGCTCGTACGCTTGAAGATGCTGAAATCAAATCTGGTATGGATAACATTATTCAAGTGTTGGAAGACACTTATCAAGCGACATTGAGGGCCTCATGA